In the genome of Saccopteryx leptura isolate mSacLep1 chromosome 10, mSacLep1_pri_phased_curated, whole genome shotgun sequence, one region contains:
- the LOC136382357 gene encoding glutathione S-transferase omega-1-like, with translation MRFCPFTERTCFVLRAKGIRHEVININPKNKPKWFFEKNPFGLVLILENRASSSALTCAYLHEAYPGKKLLPSDPDEKVCQKMVFELFSKVLTKKKTTFFGGNSLSMIDYFIWPRYGQLEALELNECVDHTPKLKLWMAAMRGDPTLSASSLMSGRGFLNLYLQNSL, from the exons ATGAGGTTCTGCCCATTCACTGAGAGGACATGCTTCGTCCTGAGGGCCAAGGGAATCAGGCATGAAGTCATCAACATCAACCCGAAAAATAAGCCTAAGTGGTTCTTTGAGAAGAACCCCTTCGGTCTGGTGCTGATTCTGGAAAACAGGGCCAGCTCATCTGCCCTAACTTGTGCATACCTGCATGAAGCATATCCAGGGAAGAAGCTGTTGCCAAGTGACCCCGATGAGAAAGTATGCCAAAAGATGGTCTTTGAGTTATTTTCTAAG GTTCTGACCAAAAAGAAGACAACCTTCTTTGGTGGCAATTCACTTTCTATGATTGATTACTTCATCTGGCCCCGGTATGGACAGCTGGAAGCACTGGAGTTAAATGAGTGTGTAGACCACACTCCAAAGCTTAAGCTTTGGATGGCAGCCATGAGAGGAGATCCTACATTATCAGCCTCCTCATTGAT gtcaggcagaggttTCTTAAACCTGTATTTGCAGAACAGCCTGTAG